The genomic stretch TTACACCGTTTTCTACTAATGCTTTAAGCATATCGTAGTTATCACTTGATGGACCAATTGTAGCAACTAATTTAGTTCTTTTATCTGCAATTTTCATTTAAGACTCCTATGTTTTAATTAAAATAAAAATATTTATTATGTTTAACATCATTATTTTAACATTAAGAAATAAAAAAAGGATTTGAAATCCTTTTTTTATTGCTCAGAAATGGAAATAATAACATTTTGCAAAAAACTTTCTTAATTAGACTCAAAACTAAAAACAAATTGTGGTGGAGTATATGTTGCTTGTAAAACGCTTTGTTTAGCAATAAGATCTTTAGGAGTAGCTGCTGCAACTTCAATATTATAAGGAACAATTAAATTTGCTAGCAATTGGCCTTGTGCATTTTTTGTTAAATTAACTTGTAAGGTATCATAAGCAACGCTTGTTCCAACAGTCCCTTGGAAGTTAAAGATTTTTTTCAAGAAGGCTGTTTTTTCATTTAAATCATTCTGTTTAGAAGTATATTCATTAATTACTTGATCAGCATTTGTGTAACCCAAAAGTGCTGTTTTATTTAATGATACTTCCATATCTGCGGATTCATAATAACTTGCACCATTTTCAGCATTAGATTGGTTAACTTTGGCAAACCCTTCAAGAGTAAAAACTTTTTCAAAAATAGTTTTCGAACTGCTACCTTCTGTAATTCAAAGTCTTAATAACAATTTTCCTTCAACATCATTTGCATAAGATCTAAAGTTTACTTTGTAATTATCTTTGGTTAAAATTTTACCGTCTTTTAAAGTAACTCTATTTTCTAAAAGAATGTTAGCTGGATGGTTTTTAATTGGATCGTATAAATAAAATTCTTGTTCTTTGATTTGTTTGCTATTTTTTAATTTTGGAGAAATTAAAATTTTTCTTCAATCTCGATCATAATTTTGTGAAAAAGATTCAATTTGTGAAGAATAAAGACGATCATTAAAGTGAACAAATTTGGAAGCTAAAATTTGATTTCTTGGTTGGTTTGGATTGTCGTTATAAAAAAGTTGTAGGCGATTAGCTGCTTCTTCAAATGATTCTGATTTTCGTGAAGAAGTAATTCCAAAATAAGTTCCACAAATTGCTCCGGCAGTAATTGCTCCACCACCTAAAATTAAAGCAGTTGTTAATAATGTTTTTTTAAGCTGCACTTTCATCTTTTCCTCCTAATACATCATTAATATATAAAGTTAATTCATTAATTCCGAAATTTGTTTCACTTGAAACAATAAAATACTGAGTAAAACCAAAACGCTTAGAATCTATTTTGATTTTTTTAGCTAAAGCTGATTTGTCTTTTTGTTTGAGCTTGTCAGCTTTTGTAAAAACCAAAGTAAAAGCTTGGTTGATTTGGTTTAAATAATCTAAAATCTCCTCATCGGTTTTGGTAATTCCGTGTCGAGCGTCAATTAAAACAAATAGTCTTTTTAAATTTTGTCTTTTAAGTAAGTATTCATTAATCATGTCGAGCATTTTGAGTTTTTGGCTGTTTGATATTTTAGCATAACCATAACCTGGCAAATCAACAATCACTGCTCCGTATTCATTTTCAAAGAAATTTAAAAGTTGAGTTCTTCCGGGTGTTTTGGATACTCTTGCAAGACTCCTAGTTCCTGTAATTGCATTAAGTAAACTACTTTTTCCGACATTAGAGCGTCCCCAAAAAGCAATTTCGTAATTTGGGTGCTCATACCAATTGTCTAAATTAGTTGATGACTTAATGAACTTAAACATATTTTCCCCTTACTCAAAATAATTTCTTAAAATAACTTTACTTAAATTTTATTACAATCTCAAAAATTTAAAAATTAATAAGAGCAAACAAAAAAACCAAATGGCTTTTATTGTTCATTAATTTTAATTGCATTTCTTGCAATAACAAGTTCTTCATTAGTTGGAATTACATACACTGGAATTTCACTATTTGGTGTACTAATAAGTTCTGGATGTCCAAATCTTTGCATATTCTTTTGTTCATCAATTTCGATGTGTTTAAAGAAAAGTTTTTTAATTGTTCTCACTCTTACTTCATAATCATTTTCACCAATTCCCGCAGTAAAGACTAACGCATCTAATTTCCCGCCTAACTTATTAGCATAAATAGCAACATAATCTGCGATTTTTTGAGTATAAAGTTCAAGAGCAAAATCAGCTTGTTGATTGCCTTCATCAATTGCATTTTGAATATCACGCATATCACTTGATATTCCTGATACACCTAAAACACCACTTTTCTTGTTTAAAAGATCTGTAAACTCATCAATTGTAAGGTTCATTTGCTTCATGAGAAATTGGTGAATTGAAGGATCAATATCACCGCTTCTTGTTCCCATCATCACACCAGCTAATGGTGTAAGACCCATTGAAGTATCAAATGATTGCGAATCTTTAACCGCACAAAGACTTGCTCCATTTCCTAGGTGCATATTCACAAAAGTTACTTTTTCTTTACCTAAAATCTCTGCTAATTTACCTGTAATGTATTCATGACTAATTCCGTGAGCTCCATATTTTTTCACTTTGTATTTTTCACTAAGTTCATATGGAATTGGATAAGTAGAGTTTAACTTATTAAGTGTGGTATGGAAAGCTGTATCAAAGTCAGCACTTAATTTTGCTTTTGGAAAGACTTTTTGAAATCCTTTAATTGACATAATTGCACCTGGGTTATGTAATGGTGCATACATTGAGCATTCATCAATTTTAGCAAGTACTTCACTATCAATTTTAGTTGTTGATTTGAAGTAATCACCACCTTGTACAATTCTAAAACCAATGTAAACAATTTCTTCTTTATCTTTAATTAATTCTAATTCAGCCATTAAATGAGCAATTTCTTCAACAGCTACTTGGTGGTTTTCTAAAACTACTTCTTTGCTAAATTTCTTTTCAAAATCCTCTTTAATCACTTTAATTGATAAATTACCTTGAGCTAAACCAATTCTTTCAGCAATTCCGCTCGCAAGTAATGCTAAATCATGCTTTCTAAATAAGCTCATTTTAATTGAGCTACTTCCTGCGTTAATAACTAAGACTTTTTCCTGAGTCATAAAATCTCCTTGCTAATTAAAAACTAATTAAATAGTTAATAATTCTTATTTTATTATTTTTTAAAGAAATAGGTTCGTTTTGGTAATTTTTCCATATTTTCTAAAAATAAAAAAACGGAAAATTCCGTTTTTAAATTATTTTTGATTAGATCTAGGTGTTTCCATGTTTAATG from Mycoplasmopsis gallopavonis encodes the following:
- a CDS encoding MAG1430 family protein, coding for MKVQLKKTLLTTALILGGGAITAGAICGTYFGITSSRKSESFEEAANRLQLFYNDNPNQPRNQILASKFVHFNDRLYSSQIESFSQNYDRDWRKILISPKLKNSKQIKEQEFYLYDPIKNHPANILLENRVTLKDGKILTKDNYKVNFRSYANDVEGKLLLRLWITEGSSSKTIFEKVFTLEGFAKVNQSNAENGASYYESADMEVSLNKTALLGYTNADQVINEYTSKQNDLNEKTAFLKKIFNFQGTVGTSVAYDTLQVNLTKNAQGQLLANLIVPYNIEVAAATPKDLIAKQSVLQATYTPPQFVFSFESN
- the yihA gene encoding ribosome biogenesis GTP-binding protein YihA/YsxC, with the translated sequence MFKFIKSSTNLDNWYEHPNYEIAFWGRSNVGKSSLLNAITGTRSLARVSKTPGRTQLLNFFENEYGAVIVDLPGYGYAKISNSQKLKMLDMINEYLLKRQNLKRLFVLIDARHGITKTDEEILDYLNQINQAFTLVFTKADKLKQKDKSALAKKIKIDSKRFGFTQYFIVSSETNFGINELTLYINDVLGGKDESAA
- a CDS encoding acetate/propionate family kinase, with the protein product MTQEKVLVINAGSSSIKMSLFRKHDLALLASGIAERIGLAQGNLSIKVIKEDFEKKFSKEVVLENHQVAVEEIAHLMAELELIKDKEEIVYIGFRIVQGGDYFKSTTKIDSEVLAKIDECSMYAPLHNPGAIMSIKGFQKVFPKAKLSADFDTAFHTTLNKLNSTYPIPYELSEKYKVKKYGAHGISHEYITGKLAEILGKEKVTFVNMHLGNGASLCAVKDSQSFDTSMGLTPLAGVMMGTRSGDIDPSIHQFLMKQMNLTIDEFTDLLNKKSGVLGVSGISSDMRDIQNAIDEGNQQADFALELYTQKIADYVAIYANKLGGKLDALVFTAGIGENDYEVRVRTIKKLFFKHIEIDEQKNMQRFGHPELISTPNSEIPVYVIPTNEELVIARNAIKINEQ